A window of Helicobacter pylori genomic DNA:
TGAGCATAAAGCCCAACTCCACCATGCGATCATGAGTGCGTCTTCTGTGATTGAAGAAGTGTTCAATGATTTCGCTAAACTCACCGGCAGACAATACCATTTGACTAAAACTTTCCAGCTAGAAGACGCTGAAATCGCTATTTTTGCGTTAGGCACTACTTATGAATCAGCGATCGTAGCGGCTAAAGAAATGCGTAAAAAAGGCATTAAGGCCGGCGTGGCGACCATCCATTCCTTGCGCCCCTTCCCTTATGAAAGATTAGGGCAGGATTTGAAAAACCTTAAAGCTTTAGCGATTTTAGATAAGAGCTCTCCAGCGGGTGCTATGGGGGCGATGTTTAATGAAGTAACGAGCGCGGTGTATCAAACGCAAGGGACTAAACACCCCGTGGTGTCTAACTATATCTATGGTTTAGGCGAAAGGGATATGACAATCGCGCATTTATGCGAAATTTTTGAAGAAATCAATGAAGACGCTCTTAAAGGCACGCTCACGCACCCTACCCAACAATTCGTAGGCTTGCGTGGCCCTAAAATGAGCTTTTTTTAAAAAGGAAATATCATGGTAAAAGAAGTCAAAACACTCAAAGGTTTTAGCCAAAGTGCTGAAAAATTCCAAGGCTCGCACTTGCTTTGCCCGGGTTGTGGGCATGGCATTATTGTGCGCGAAGTTTTAAACGCTGTAGATGGGCCTATTGTTTTAGGCAATTCTACCGGTTGTTTAGAGGTATGCTCGGCGGTGTATCCGCACACTTCATGGGATGTGCCTTGGATTCATATTGGTTTTGAAAATGGCTCTACAGCAATTTCAGGGGTGGAAGCGATGTATAAAGTGCTAGTGAATAAGGGCCGCTATCAAGGTCAAAAACCAAAATTTGTGGCGTTTGGAGGCGATGGGGCTAGTTATGATATTGGTCTCCAATTCATCAGCGGTTGCATGGAAAGAGGGCATGACATGACTTACATTTGCCTGGATAATGAAAACTATGCCAACACCGGCGGTCAAAGAAGCGGCTCTACGCCATTAGGGGCTAGCACTTCTACCACGCCATCAGGATCGGTTAGCTTTGGCAAAAAAGAAAAGAAAAAAGACATCGTCAATATCATGGCAAGCCATGGGGTCCCTTATGTGGCACAACTCTCGCCTAACAAATGGAAAGACATGAACAAAAAGATTAAAACCGCGCTAGACACTGAAGGGCCTTGCTTCATCAACGCTCTTAGCCCATGCACGACTGAATGGAAATTTGAATCCAATAAAACCATTGAATTAGCGGATATGGCTGTGGATAGCTTGATGTTCCCCCTATTTGAAATCTTTAATGGTAGGGAATTGAAAATCACTTACCGCCCAAGAAATATCATTCCTGTAAGGGATTATTTAGGGGCTCAAAAGCGCTTCAAACATCTTTTCAAAAAAGAAAACGAGCATATTATTGAAGAATTGCAAAAAGATGTGAATGAGCGTTGGGAATACTTGCAACGCAGAGAAGAAGCTAAAGTATAACCCTTCTCTCAAATCAAGGCGCTTTGTTGCGTCTTGTGTGATTTTCCCCTTTGACTTTTTAAACCAAGTAACATAAATCCCATTTTGATTGTAAGGATTGTCGGTGTTAGAACGCTATGCGAATGAAGAAATGAAAGCCCTATGGAATGAACAAACCAAGTTTGAAACCTATTTAGAAGTGGAAAAAGCTGTCGTTAGGGCGTGGAACAAGCTTGGGCAAATCCAAGATAGCGATTGTGAAAAAATCTGCTCAAAGGCGGCATTCAATCTTGAACGCATCAAAGAAATTGAAAAAACCACTAAGCATGATTTAATCGCTTTCACTACTTGCGTGGCTGAAAGCTTGGGCGAAGAATCGCGCTTTTTTCATTATGGGATCACTTCTAGCGATTGCATTGATACGGCTATGGCGTTATTGATGACCAAAAGCTTAAAACTCATTCAAAAAAGCGTTCAAAACCTTTATGAAACCCTTAAAAACAGAGCTTTAGAGCATAAAGACACGCTAATGGTGGGCAGAAGCCATGGGGTGTTTGGCGAACCCATTACTTTTGGCTTGGTGTTAGCCCTTTTTGCTGATGAAATCAAACGGCATTTAAAAGCCTTGGATTTAACGATGGAATTTATCAGCGTGGGAGCGATCAGTGGGGCTATGGGGAATTTCGCGCACGCCCCTTTAGAATTAGAAGAATTAGCGTGCGAATTTTTAGGCTTAAAAACCGCCAATATCAGCAATCAAGTCATTCAAAGAGACCGCTACGCTAGGCTTGCATGCGATCTGGCCCTTTTAGCGAGCAGTTGTGAAAAAATCGCTGTCAATATCCGCCATTTGCAACGCAGTGAAGTCTATGAAGTGGAAGAATCTTTTTCAACAGGGCAAAAAGGAAGCTCTGCAATGCCTCACAAAAGAAACCCCATATTGAGCGAGAATATCACCGGGCTTTGCAGGGTGATTCGCTCTTTTACTACCCCTATGCTAGAAAATGTCGCCTTATGGCATGAAAGGGACATGAGCCATAGCTCTGTGGAGCGTTTTGCCTTGCCTGATCTGTTTATCACTAGCGATTTTATGCTCAGCCGCCTGAATAGCGTGATTGAAAATCTGGTGGTTTATCCTAAAAACATGCTTAAAAATTTAGCTTTGAGTGGAGGGTTAGTTTTTTCGCAACGGGTGTTATTGGAATTGCCTAAAAAAGGTTTGAGTAGAGAAGAAAGCTATAAAATCGTGCAAGAAAATGCGATGAAAATATGGGAGGTTTTGCAACAAGGCGCTTTTAAAAACGCTGATGAAAATTTGTTTTTAAACGCCCTACTCAACGATGAACGCTTGAAAAAATATTTGAGCGAGGATGAAATCAAAGCATGTTTTGATTACAGCTATTACACTAAAAATGTGGGGGCGATTTTTAAAAGGGTGTTTGAATAAGGCGCGTTTTTACAAAAACAAAACTATAGAATAAGCGGTAAAAATTGAAGTTTTAAGGGGTTTTTTGAAACGAGCGTTATACTTAATTTTAGGGCTTTCTTGTGCGCTTAATGCAAAGGGTTTTAAAGATGTTTTGACTAAAGGGGATTACACTTTTTTTAATAAAAAGGTGGTTTCGCCCATCAAACGCTATGCGGATAGATCGGCGTTTTATCTGGGGCTTGGGTATCAGTTAGGGAGCATTCAGCACAACTACAGCAACTTGAATTTATCCCAGCAATTCAATAAGAGCCAAATTATTTTCAGCGATGGTTTAAGCCCTGTTTTTAAAAATTCGTATGTGTCTAACGGCCTTGGCGTGCAAGTGGGCTATAAATGGGTGGGTAAGCATGAAGAAACGAAGTGGTTTGGCTTCAGGTGGGGGCTGTTTTATGATTTGAGCGCTTCTCTTTATGGCCAAAAAGAATCGCAGTCTATCATCATTTCCACTTACGGCACTTATATGGATTTATTGCTTAACGCTTATAATGGGGATAAGTTTTTTGCCGGGTTCAATCTGGGGATTGCTTTTGCTGGAGTGTATGACAAATTGAGCGATGCGTTATTGTATCAAGCCCTTCTTTTAGACACTTTTGGCGGGAAAGTGGATCCAAATGGTTTCCAGTTTTTGGTGAATTTAGGGGTTCGTTTAGGGAATAAACGCAACCAGTTTGGCTTTGGGATTAAAATCCCTACTTATTATTTTAACCATTATTATTCCATGAATAACATTAGCAATAATAGTGAAGACGTCCTCAAAGTTTTACGATTTTTAGAATACGGGATCAACAGCGTGTTATACCAAGTTGATTTCAGGCGCAATTACTCGGTTTATTTCAACTACACTTATAGTTTTTAAAGCGTTCTTAATTGAGCGATTTCGTCTCTCAAACGCATCGCTTCTTCAAAATCCAAATTTTTTGCGCATTCTCGCATTTTTTTATCCAATTCTTTAATGATTTTTTCCCTTTCGCTTTTAGGGATTTTGTCCTTTTTTAAGGCTTTAGCGATTTTAATCTCATCGTCTCTTAATTTCAACTCCTCTTCTAAAGCACGAGTAACGGTTTTGGGGGTGATATGATGAAGCTTATTAAACTCTTCTTGCTTAGCGCGCCTGTAGCTCGTAATTTCAAAGGCTTTTTGCATGCTTTGGGTGATTTTTTTAGCATATAATAAAACCTTGCCATTAGCGTTTCTAGCGGCTCGTCCCATGGTTTGAATGAGGCTTGTTTCACTCCTTAAAAACCCTTC
This region includes:
- the purB gene encoding adenylosuccinate lyase, with the protein product MLERYANEEMKALWNEQTKFETYLEVEKAVVRAWNKLGQIQDSDCEKICSKAAFNLERIKEIEKTTKHDLIAFTTCVAESLGEESRFFHYGITSSDCIDTAMALLMTKSLKLIQKSVQNLYETLKNRALEHKDTLMVGRSHGVFGEPITFGLVLALFADEIKRHLKALDLTMEFISVGAISGAMGNFAHAPLELEELACEFLGLKTANISNQVIQRDRYARLACDLALLASSCEKIAVNIRHLQRSEVYEVEESFSTGQKGSSAMPHKRNPILSENITGLCRVIRSFTTPMLENVALWHERDMSHSSVERFALPDLFITSDFMLSRLNSVIENLVVYPKNMLKNLALSGGLVFSQRVLLELPKKGLSREESYKIVQENAMKIWEVLQQGAFKNADENLFLNALLNDERLKKYLSEDEIKACFDYSYYTKNVGAIFKRVFE
- a CDS encoding outer membrane protein, which translates into the protein MKRALYLILGLSCALNAKGFKDVLTKGDYTFFNKKVVSPIKRYADRSAFYLGLGYQLGSIQHNYSNLNLSQQFNKSQIIFSDGLSPVFKNSYVSNGLGVQVGYKWVGKHEETKWFGFRWGLFYDLSASLYGQKESQSIIISTYGTYMDLLLNAYNGDKFFAGFNLGIAFAGVYDKLSDALLYQALLLDTFGGKVDPNGFQFLVNLGVRLGNKRNQFGFGIKIPTYYFNHYYSMNNISNNSEDVLKVLRFLEYGINSVLYQVDFRRNYSVYFNYTYSF
- a CDS encoding thiamine pyrophosphate-dependent enzyme, with product MVKEVKTLKGFSQSAEKFQGSHLLCPGCGHGIIVREVLNAVDGPIVLGNSTGCLEVCSAVYPHTSWDVPWIHIGFENGSTAISGVEAMYKVLVNKGRYQGQKPKFVAFGGDGASYDIGLQFISGCMERGHDMTYICLDNENYANTGGQRSGSTPLGASTSTTPSGSVSFGKKEKKKDIVNIMASHGVPYVAQLSPNKWKDMNKKIKTALDTEGPCFINALSPCTTEWKFESNKTIELADMAVDSLMFPLFEIFNGRELKITYRPRNIIPVRDYLGAQKRFKHLFKKENEHIIEELQKDVNERWEYLQRREEAKV